One genomic region from Alosa alosa isolate M-15738 ecotype Scorff River chromosome 12, AALO_Geno_1.1, whole genome shotgun sequence encodes:
- the nr6a1b gene encoding LOW QUALITY PROTEIN: nuclear receptor subfamily 6 group A member 1-B (The sequence of the model RefSeq protein was modified relative to this genomic sequence to represent the inferred CDS: substituted 1 base at 1 genomic stop codon), with translation MEVENRTNSFEYAERSKAINGFYTDHSLHSDQNDGIDDQADQRSCLICGDRATGLHYGIISCEGCKGFFKRSICNKRVYRCSRDKNCEMSRKQRNRCQYCRLLKCLQMGMNRKAIREDGMPGGRNKSIGPVQISHEEIERIMTGQEFKEEAGLAEHTWSNNGDSDHSSPDNGVSEGNHPSPISTLSSSRSLEMNGYSAYRDQYAGTYCSPSYQFLPHLFXAARRQACCLLPGLYPQSQTLVSQLVAAEDLAPLATPMLIEEGYRVTQVELFALLCRLADELLFRQISWIKQLPFFCELPIEDYTRLLSATWQELILLASLTIYSPQIFGDLAHITTKYTPTDEELQGFGEDSMEVMERLIYFFRKFHQLKISNEEYACMKAINFLNQDIAGLTNAGQVEQLNKRYWYVCQDLTESKYPHQPKRFPEIMMCLPEIRCIAGKMVNVPLDQLPLLFKAVLHSCKSNASNLSTVSSPGLTTRAAPGNGATPP, from the exons ATGATCAGGCTGACCAGCGCTCCTGCCTCATCTGCGGTGACCGCGCCACCGGCCTGCACTATGGCATCATCTCCTGCGAGGGCTGCAAGGGCTTCTTCAAGCGCAGCATCTGCAACAAGCGCGTGTACCGCTGCAGCCGCGACAAGAACTGTGAGATGTCGCGCAAGCAGCGCAACCGCTGCCAGTACTGCCGCCTGCTCAAGTGCCTGCAGATGGGCATGAACCGCAAAG CTATCAGGGAGGATGGGATGCCAGGTGGAAGAAACAAAAGCATTGGGCCAGTACAG ATCTCGCACGAGGAGATTGAGCGCATCATGACTGGTCAGGAGTTCAAGGAGGAAGCCGGCCTGGCGGAACACACCTGGAGCAATAACGGAGACAGCGACCACAGCTCCCCTGACAACGGCGTCTCCGAGGGCAACCATCCCTCCCCCATCTCTACCTTGTCCTCCAG CCGCTCGCTGGAGATGAACGGCTACTCTGCCTACAGGGACCAGTATGCGGGCACTTATTGCTCCCCCTCCTACCAGTTCCTCCCGCACCTTTTTTAGGCAGCACGCAGGCAGGCCTGCTGCCTCCTGCCGGGCCTGTATCCCCAGTCCCAGACCCTGGTGTCCCAGCTGGTGGCCGCAGAGGACCTGGCACCACTAGCCACACCCATGCTGATCGAGGAAGg GTACCGTGTGACTCAGGTGGAGCTCTTTGCGCTGCTGTGCCGCCTGGCGGACGAGCTGCTCTTCCGGCAGATCTCGTGGATCAAGCAGCTGCCGTTCTTCTGCGAGCTGCCCATCGAGGACTACACGCGGCTGCTCAGCGCCACCTGGCAGGAGCTCATCCTGCTGGCCAGCCTCACCATCTACAGCCCGCAGATCTTCGGAGACCTGGCCCACATCACCACCAAGTACACGCCCACCGACGAGGAGCTGCAAGG GTTTGGCGAGGACAGCATGGAGGTGATGGAAAGGCTCATCTACTTCTTCCGCAAGTTCCACCAGCTGAAGATCAGCAACGAGGAATACGCCTGCATGAAAGCCATCAACTTCCTCAACCAAG ACATCGCCGGTCTGACCAACGCAGGCCAGGTGGAGCAGTTGAACAAGCGCTACTGGTACGTGTGCCAGGACCTGACCGAGAGCAAGTACCCACACCAGCCCAAGCGCTTCCCTGAGATCATGATGTGTCTGCCAGAGATCCGCTGCATCGCAG GTAAGATGGTCAACGTCCCCCTGGACCAGCTCCCTCTGCTGTTCAAAGCCGTCCTCCACTCCTGCAAGTCCAACGCGAGCAATCTCAGCACAGTGTCCTCCCCCGGCCTGACCACTCGAGCCGCTCCTGGAAACGGAGCCACGCCTCCTTAA